From a single Sphingobium sp. genomic region:
- a CDS encoding PspC domain-containing protein yields the protein MTKLMLDRTNKKIWGVCSGVAKWTGMDVTVIRVIFVLATLFGFGSALLIYAALGLILD from the coding sequence ATGACAAAACTCATGCTTGATCGCACCAACAAGAAAATCTGGGGCGTATGCAGCGGCGTTGCCAAATGGACCGGCATGGATGTGACTGTTATCCGGGTCATTTTCGTACTCGCGACTTTGTTCGGCTTCGGCTCTGCCTTGCTAATCTATGCAGCGCTTGGCCTGATCCTCGATTGA
- the recF gene encoding DNA replication/repair protein RecF, with protein sequence MVIDRLDLTDFRNHAAISVQPAGRFVILHGANGAGKTNILEALSLLVPGRGLRRANLHEMARQAGAGGFTVAAHMGATALGTGVLGQQPGRRIVHINGANAAINDLSEWLAILWLTPAMDRLFVDGSGARRRFLDRLVLALEPAHARNSSRYENAMRQRNRMLSEGQRDAAWFDAIEASMADPAVAIAESRARTVAQLSARLAGMPPSIFARPLIELEDAATPDRDAYIAMWRQGRPRDRAAGRTLSGPHRNDLIVRHEGHGQAAASCSTGEQKALLLSLILAHAGLVADIRGAPPILLLDEVAAHLDPERRTALFARLAATGSQVWMTGTEAALFDSAGDDATRIYVSDVALGAAHGLR encoded by the coding sequence ATGGTTATTGACCGGTTGGACCTTACCGATTTTCGCAATCATGCGGCGATAAGCGTGCAACCCGCCGGCCGATTTGTCATTTTGCATGGCGCGAACGGGGCAGGCAAAACCAATATCCTCGAAGCGCTATCCTTGCTGGTGCCCGGACGCGGGCTGCGCCGGGCCAATTTGCACGAAATGGCGCGTCAAGCAGGTGCGGGCGGCTTTACCGTGGCCGCGCATATGGGGGCAACGGCATTGGGAACAGGCGTGCTGGGGCAGCAGCCGGGGCGCCGGATCGTTCATATCAATGGCGCCAATGCCGCGATCAACGATCTTTCGGAATGGCTCGCGATATTGTGGCTGACGCCGGCGATGGACCGATTGTTCGTCGATGGTTCTGGGGCCCGGCGGCGGTTTCTCGACCGCTTGGTACTCGCGCTCGAACCCGCCCATGCGCGCAACAGCAGCCGGTATGAAAATGCAATGCGGCAACGCAACCGCATGCTCTCCGAAGGGCAGCGTGACGCAGCCTGGTTCGATGCGATCGAGGCATCGATGGCCGATCCGGCTGTCGCCATAGCCGAAAGCCGGGCGCGCACGGTGGCGCAATTGTCGGCAAGGTTGGCGGGCATGCCGCCGTCCATCTTTGCGCGGCCGCTGATCGAACTGGAAGATGCTGCCACACCTGATCGCGATGCCTATATCGCGATGTGGCGTCAGGGCCGTCCGCGCGATCGTGCGGCCGGCCGGACCCTTTCAGGTCCGCACCGCAATGATCTGATCGTCCGGCATGAAGGCCATGGCCAAGCAGCGGCATCCTGTTCAACTGGGGAACAAAAGGCGCTGCTCTTGTCGCTGATCCTCGCCCATGCGGGCCTTGTTGCCGACATACGCGGCGCACCGCCCATATTGTTGCTCGATGAAGTTGCCGCACATCTTGATCCTGAACGGCGCACTGCGCTTTTTGCACGGCTTGCGGCGACGGGCAGCCAGGTCTGGATGACTGGTACAGAGGCGGCCTTGTTTGACAGCGCCGGGGATGACGCAACGCGTATCTATGTTTCCGACGTGGCGCTTGGCGCGGCGCACGGCCTGCGCTAG
- a CDS encoding PilZ domain-containing protein: protein MPYSAKGKSEPAKGIEFRRYSRGDVNITIDLREFGGGRMQAQIVDISQSGCRIATVSHLNDHGRIFITLPGFGPLEAEVVWRIGESYGCAFVAPLHPAVFDHILAKFPSLGPG from the coding sequence ATGCCATATAGCGCAAAAGGAAAAAGCGAGCCCGCCAAGGGCATCGAATTTCGTCGCTATTCGCGTGGCGACGTCAACATTACGATTGACCTGCGGGAATTTGGCGGCGGGCGCATGCAGGCGCAGATTGTCGACATCTCCCAATCGGGATGCCGCATCGCCACCGTCAGCCATCTGAACGACCATGGGCGGATATTCATCACGCTGCCCGGATTCGGCCCGCTCGAGGCAGAGGTCGTCTGGCGGATCGGCGAAAGCTATGGCTGCGCCTTTGTTGCCCCGCTACACCCTGCCGTTTTCGACCATATCCTCGCAAAATTCCCTTCGCTTGGCCCGGGCTGA